Proteins from one Caulobacter sp. 73W genomic window:
- a CDS encoding TonB-dependent receptor plug domain-containing protein has protein sequence MQYRSLLLAAVSAVSLHSTGALAQAPAAESEVEQLVVTGSRVARSRLDTLAPVDVVDNKALTQQATPELAQALANLAPSLDFPRPAITDGTDSVRPATLRGLSPDQTLVLINGVRHHASALVNVNGSIGRGAAAVDLNTIPAVALDRVEILRDGASAQYGSDAIAGVINLQLRQAREGGGASVSYGVYNTEVKTARIPDGRKAHDGNTYSISGWQGLPLGAEGFLTLSGEYVYRNPTNRSDRDPRAAAGGKVTGRYGDPQVESKTIYANAGVPVNEAWGLYGWASYQNRKGDSAANPRLADNANNVPSLFPSGFLPLITTDIDDYTLAAGAKGEWSGFNIDANVSLGGNKVNYGVANSVNGSLGAASPTRFDAGSMKYDQLVIGLDVTRPLEIGGFTSTNLAFGAEYRDESYAIGAGDVASYTFGGLAGKAAGAQGFPGFKPSNEVDVSRHAWSLYVDVETQVNDKFNIDLAGRYEDYSDFGSTATGKIAARYDFTDSFALRGAIASGFRAPSLQQQFFTATSTNFISIGGVSTPVEVGTFPSVSPVARALGGQPLDAETSMNYSAGVVFRSGAFELTIDAYRIDIDDRIVLSENIQGSPTGSATAVAIYQLINPPGTGGGLGAARFFINGVETQTTGLDAVARYRITTEGAGRFDLMAAANFNDTEVTKIPTTAPLSALPVPPILFDRGNRLTFEQGTPDKKFVASVDWTLGDLSATAKATYYGDVLTPNNNAALDYWTGKNTVVDVEARYQLPWNTTAAVGVNNLFDEYPTATPTNVNTNGPIGFPSYSPFGFNGQFLYTRLSVSW, from the coding sequence ATGCAGTATCGCAGCTTGTTGCTGGCCGCGGTTTCAGCGGTCAGCCTCCATTCGACTGGCGCACTTGCGCAGGCGCCAGCCGCCGAGTCCGAAGTCGAACAACTCGTCGTCACCGGCAGTCGGGTGGCCAGATCGCGGCTAGACACCCTGGCTCCCGTCGACGTGGTCGACAACAAGGCCCTGACCCAGCAGGCCACGCCCGAACTGGCCCAGGCCCTGGCCAATCTGGCCCCGTCCCTGGACTTCCCGCGCCCCGCCATCACCGACGGCACGGACTCGGTGCGCCCCGCCACCTTGCGTGGTTTGTCGCCTGACCAGACCCTGGTGCTGATCAATGGCGTGCGTCATCACGCTTCGGCCCTGGTCAACGTCAACGGCTCGATCGGCCGCGGCGCAGCGGCCGTCGACCTCAACACCATCCCCGCCGTCGCGCTCGACCGGGTAGAGATCCTGCGTGACGGCGCCTCGGCGCAGTACGGCTCGGACGCCATCGCCGGGGTCATCAACCTGCAGCTACGCCAAGCCCGCGAGGGCGGCGGCGCGTCCGTCAGCTACGGCGTCTACAACACCGAGGTGAAGACCGCCCGTATTCCGGATGGTCGCAAGGCCCACGACGGCAACACCTATTCCATCTCCGGCTGGCAGGGCCTGCCCCTGGGCGCCGAGGGCTTCCTGACCCTGTCGGGCGAGTACGTCTATCGCAACCCGACAAATCGCTCGGACCGCGACCCGCGCGCCGCCGCCGGGGGCAAGGTCACCGGCCGCTACGGCGACCCGCAGGTGGAGAGCAAGACCATCTACGCCAATGCGGGCGTGCCGGTGAACGAAGCCTGGGGCCTGTACGGCTGGGCCAGCTATCAGAATCGCAAGGGGGACAGCGCCGCCAACCCGCGCCTGGCCGACAACGCCAACAACGTCCCGTCGCTGTTCCCCAGCGGCTTCCTGCCCCTGATCACGACCGACATCGACGACTACACCCTCGCGGCCGGCGCGAAGGGCGAATGGAGCGGTTTCAACATCGACGCCAACGTCTCGTTGGGCGGCAACAAGGTGAACTACGGCGTCGCGAACTCCGTGAACGGCTCGCTCGGCGCCGCGTCCCCCACCAGATTCGACGCCGGCAGCATGAAGTACGACCAGCTGGTCATCGGCCTGGACGTAACCCGTCCGCTGGAGATCGGCGGCTTCACCTCCACCAACCTCGCCTTCGGGGCGGAGTATCGCGACGAAAGCTACGCCATCGGCGCGGGCGACGTCGCCTCCTACACCTTCGGCGGCCTGGCGGGTAAGGCGGCCGGGGCGCAAGGCTTCCCTGGCTTCAAGCCATCCAACGAGGTCGATGTCTCGCGACACGCCTGGTCGCTCTATGTCGACGTCGAGACCCAGGTGAACGACAAGTTCAACATCGACCTGGCTGGGCGCTACGAGGACTATTCCGACTTCGGCTCCACCGCGACGGGCAAGATCGCCGCTCGTTACGACTTCACCGACAGCTTCGCCCTGCGCGGCGCTATCGCGTCCGGCTTCCGCGCGCCGTCGCTGCAGCAGCAGTTCTTCACCGCCACCTCGACCAACTTCATCAGCATCGGCGGGGTCTCCACGCCGGTCGAGGTCGGCACCTTTCCGTCCGTGAGCCCGGTCGCCCGCGCTCTGGGCGGTCAGCCGCTCGATGCCGAAACCTCGATGAACTACTCGGCGGGCGTCGTCTTCCGCAGCGGGGCGTTCGAGCTGACCATCGACGCCTATCGCATCGACATCGACGACCGCATCGTGCTGTCGGAGAACATCCAGGGCTCGCCCACCGGCTCGGCGACGGCGGTGGCCATCTATCAGCTCATCAACCCGCCCGGCACTGGGGGCGGCCTGGGGGCGGCGCGCTTCTTCATCAATGGGGTCGAGACCCAGACCACCGGCCTGGACGCGGTGGCCCGCTATCGCATCACGACCGAAGGCGCGGGTCGTTTCGACCTGATGGCGGCGGCCAACTTCAACGACACCGAGGTCACTAAGATCCCGACCACGGCGCCGCTGTCGGCCCTACCCGTCCCGCCGATTCTGTTCGACCGCGGCAACCGCCTGACCTTCGAACAGGGCACGCCCGACAAGAAGTTCGTCGCTTCGGTCGACTGGACCCTGGGCGACCTCAGCGCCACGGCCAAGGCGACCTATTACGGCGATGTTCTGACGCCGAACAACAACGCCGCCCTGGACTATTGGACCGGCAAGAACACGGTCGTAGACGTCGAGGCGCGCTATCAGCTGCCCTGGAACACCACGGCCGCCGTGGGCGTGAACAACCTGTTCGACGAGTATCCGACGGCCACGCCGACCAACGTCAACACCAACGGGCCGATCGGATTCCCCAGCTACTCGCCCTTCGGCTTCAACGGCCAATTCCTCTACACAAGGCTGAGCGTGAGCTGGTGA
- the gmk gene encoding guanylate kinase: MSNSHNHPTRGLMMMVVAPSGVGKTSLTRRLVSDHQDLHLSISATTREPRAGEHEGRDYHFVSHETFDDMVAKNAFLEWAEVHGNKYGSPRAPIEEALARGESVLFDIDDQGAFQVCEQARNDCVMVYILPPSIAEMNRRLHTRSTDSDETIRRRIARAKTEIANWQAFDYVLLNDDFDRAYSDLAHVYHAERLKRSRGVWIGDFIQNLLDEPLP, translated from the coding sequence ATGTCGAATAGCCACAACCATCCCACCCGCGGCCTGATGATGATGGTCGTGGCGCCGTCGGGCGTGGGCAAGACCTCGCTCACCCGCCGCCTGGTCTCGGACCACCAGGACCTGCACCTGTCGATCAGCGCCACCACGCGCGAGCCGCGCGCCGGTGAGCACGAGGGGCGCGACTACCACTTCGTCTCCCACGAGACTTTCGACGACATGGTGGCCAAGAACGCCTTCCTCGAATGGGCGGAGGTTCACGGCAACAAGTACGGCAGCCCGCGCGCGCCCATCGAAGAGGCACTGGCCCGTGGCGAAAGCGTGCTGTTCGATATCGACGACCAGGGCGCGTTCCAGGTCTGCGAGCAGGCCCGCAACGACTGCGTGATGGTCTACATCCTGCCGCCGTCCATCGCCGAGATGAACCGGCGGCTGCACACCCGCTCCACCGACAGCGACGAGACGATCCGCCGCCGCATCGCGCGGGCCAAGACCGAGATCGCCAACTGGCAGGCCTTCGACTACGTGCTGCTGAACGACGACTTCGACCGGGCCTATTCGGACCTGGCCCACGTCTATCACGCCGAGCGCCTGAAGCGTTCGCGCGGGGTTTGGATCGGCGACTTCATCCAGAACCTGCTGGACGAGCCGCTGCCCTAG
- a CDS encoding peroxiredoxin, whose product MKRLLACAALITAIASPAFAALPVGAKAPDFTAEGALAGKPFKFHLAEALKKGPVVLYFFPSAFTKGCTIEAHEFAEAADDFSKAGATLIGVTAGNTDRLAEFSKEACRDKFPVAAVNKDTIKAYDAVLALKPDLSDRTSYVIGKNGKVAFVHSDLNPVDHIKLTLKAAQDLKAKK is encoded by the coding sequence ATGAAACGCCTGCTCGCCTGCGCCGCCCTGATCACGGCCATCGCCAGCCCCGCCTTCGCCGCCCTGCCTGTCGGCGCCAAGGCCCCGGACTTCACCGCCGAAGGCGCCCTGGCGGGCAAGCCGTTCAAGTTCCATCTGGCCGAAGCCCTCAAGAAGGGCCCGGTGGTGCTGTATTTCTTCCCGTCGGCCTTCACCAAGGGCTGCACGATCGAGGCGCACGAGTTCGCCGAGGCCGCCGACGACTTCAGCAAGGCCGGCGCGACCCTGATCGGCGTCACGGCCGGCAACACCGACCGTCTGGCGGAATTCTCGAAGGAAGCCTGCCGCGACAAGTTCCCGGTGGCGGCGGTGAACAAGGACACGATCAAGGCGTATGACGCCGTGCTGGCGCTGAAGCCCGACCTGTCGGACCGCACCTCCTATGTGATCGGCAAGAACGGCAAGGTCGCCTTCGTCCACAGCGACCTTAACCCTGTGGACCACATCAAGCTGACCCTGAAGGCCGCCCAGGACCTGAAGGCGAAGAAGTAG
- the fabF gene encoding beta-ketoacyl-ACP synthase II: MRRVVVTGMGLLTPLGQGVEHSWKGIVAGQSGAGKITAFDTTDYACQVACEVPRVDGRGGGGPDIAGSFDPDKTLSPKDQRRVDDFILYGIAAADEAVRDAGLEAVEDEDLKERIGVILGSGIGGLATIADTAIELKERGPRKVSPFFIPSALINLISGQVSIRFGFKGPNHAVVTACATGAHAIGDAMRLIRSGDADVMVAGGAEAAICPIGIAGFIACRAMATEFNDTPEKASRPYDKDRDGFVMGEGAGVVVLEEYEHAKARGAKIYAEVIGYGLSGDAYHITAPSEDGDGGYRAMKAALKNAGIEPSDVNYINAHGTSTMADGIEAGAVERLLGDHAANVAMSSTKSMTGHLLGAAGAIEAIFSILAIRDQLAPPTINLDNPSVDTKMDLVPHKAKPMKIDVAVSNSFGFGGTNASVVFRRVQ, translated from the coding sequence ATGCGTAGGGTTGTCGTTACGGGAATGGGTCTGCTGACCCCGCTGGGCCAAGGTGTTGAGCACAGCTGGAAGGGCATCGTCGCGGGCCAGTCCGGCGCGGGAAAGATCACCGCTTTCGACACGACCGACTACGCCTGCCAGGTCGCCTGTGAAGTTCCGCGCGTCGACGGACGCGGCGGTGGCGGCCCCGACATCGCGGGCTCCTTCGACCCTGACAAGACCCTGAGCCCCAAGGACCAGCGTCGCGTCGACGACTTCATCCTGTACGGCATCGCCGCCGCCGACGAAGCGGTGCGTGACGCCGGCCTGGAAGCGGTCGAGGACGAGGACCTGAAGGAACGCATCGGCGTCATCCTCGGCTCCGGCATCGGCGGCTTGGCGACCATCGCCGACACCGCCATCGAGCTTAAGGAGCGCGGCCCCCGCAAGGTGAGCCCGTTCTTCATCCCGTCGGCGCTCATCAACCTGATTTCCGGCCAGGTCTCGATCCGTTTCGGCTTCAAGGGCCCGAACCACGCGGTGGTCACGGCGTGCGCCACGGGCGCTCACGCCATCGGCGACGCCATGCGCCTGATCCGCAGCGGCGACGCTGATGTGATGGTGGCGGGCGGCGCGGAAGCCGCCATCTGCCCGATCGGCATCGCCGGCTTCATCGCCTGCCGCGCCATGGCCACCGAGTTCAACGACACGCCCGAGAAAGCCTCGCGTCCGTACGACAAGGACCGCGACGGCTTCGTCATGGGCGAGGGCGCCGGCGTGGTGGTGCTGGAAGAGTACGAGCACGCCAAGGCGCGCGGCGCGAAGATCTACGCCGAGGTGATCGGCTACGGCCTGTCGGGCGACGCCTATCACATCACCGCTCCGTCCGAAGACGGCGACGGCGGCTATCGCGCCATGAAGGCCGCGCTGAAGAACGCGGGCATCGAGCCGAGCGACGTGAACTACATCAACGCCCACGGCACCTCGACCATGGCCGACGGCATCGAAGCCGGCGCGGTGGAGCGCCTGCTGGGCGACCATGCGGCCAATGTCGCCATGTCCTCGACCAAGTCGATGACCGGGCACCTGCTGGGCGCCGCCGGGGCGATCGAAGCGATCTTCTCGATCCTCGCCATCCGCGACCAACTGGCCCCGCCGACCATCAACCTCGACAACCCCAGCGTCGATACGAAGATGGATCTGGTGCCCCACAAGGCCAAGCCGATGAAGATCGACGTGGCCGTGTCCAACAGCTTCGGTTTCGGCGGCACCAACGCCTCGGTCGTGTTCCGACGCGTCCAGTGA
- a CDS encoding YicC/YloC family endoribonuclease, whose product MTGFARAEGALGAWTWAVEARSVNGRNLETRFRGPPGFDALDRAAREGSQARFQRGQVTIGVTAKQADAAGQISVNIPQLERYLSAGQPYVATGLAEKPRLDGLLALKGVLESTEEGEDTEAKAAVEQAMAATLAVALDGLRAARGDEGKALTPVLTGLVDRIEALVASAEKEAAVQPAALKDKLAKRMAELLGDNVSEEKILQEAAALALRADVREELDRLAGHIASARALLTGEGAVGRKLDFLTQEFMRESNTLCSKSGSTALTAIGLDLKATVDQFREQVQNVE is encoded by the coding sequence ATGACCGGTTTCGCCCGGGCCGAAGGCGCGCTCGGCGCCTGGACCTGGGCCGTCGAGGCAAGGTCGGTCAACGGCCGGAACCTGGAGACGCGCTTCCGTGGTCCTCCGGGTTTCGACGCCCTGGACCGCGCGGCGCGCGAAGGCAGCCAGGCCCGCTTCCAGCGCGGGCAGGTGACCATCGGCGTCACCGCCAAGCAGGCGGACGCCGCCGGCCAGATCAGTGTCAACATCCCCCAGCTGGAGCGCTACCTGTCCGCTGGCCAGCCCTATGTCGCCACTGGCCTGGCGGAGAAGCCGCGTCTGGACGGCCTGCTGGCGCTCAAGGGCGTTCTGGAAAGCACCGAAGAGGGCGAGGACACGGAGGCCAAGGCCGCCGTCGAACAGGCCATGGCCGCCACCCTGGCGGTGGCCCTGGACGGCTTGAGGGCCGCGCGCGGTGATGAGGGCAAGGCCCTGACGCCGGTTCTCACGGGCTTGGTCGACCGGATCGAGGCGCTGGTCGCCTCCGCCGAGAAGGAAGCCGCCGTCCAGCCCGCCGCCCTGAAGGACAAGCTGGCCAAGCGCATGGCCGAGCTGCTTGGCGACAACGTCTCCGAGGAGAAGATCCTGCAGGAGGCCGCGGCCCTGGCCTTGCGCGCCGATGTCCGCGAGGAGCTGGACCGTCTGGCGGGGCACATCGCGTCGGCGCGCGCCCTGCTGACCGGCGAGGGCGCCGTCGGCCGCAAGCTGGACTTCCTGACCCAGGAGTTCATGCGCGAATCCAACACGCTGTGCTCGAAGTCGGGCAGCACGGCCTTGACCGCCATCGGCCTGGACCTGAAGGCCACGGTCGATCAGTTCCGCGAGCAGGTTCAGAATGTCGAATAG
- the fabD gene encoding ACP S-malonyltransferase, with amino-acid sequence MSIAFIFPGQGSQAVGMGSELVDAFGAAREVFQEVDEALGQSLSKLMREGPEADLTLTENAQPALMAVSLAVMRTLEREFGVGIDKAAFVAGHSLGEYSALAAAGAISVADTARLLKLRGQAMQRAVPVGEGAMASLIGPKTDVALAEQAAAAGAEFGVCVVANDNNQGNVVISGAKAAVDRAIEKAKELGARAIPLNVSAPFHCPLMQPAADEMAHALAAATIVAPRAPLVANVTARPVHDPEEIRRLLVEQVTGRVRWRESMLWLAGEGGVTRFAEAGAGKVLSGMAKRIAPDAEAVPLNTPADLEAFAQSL; translated from the coding sequence ATGAGCATCGCCTTCATCTTCCCCGGACAAGGCAGCCAGGCCGTCGGCATGGGCTCGGAACTTGTCGACGCGTTCGGCGCGGCGCGGGAAGTCTTTCAGGAAGTGGACGAGGCCCTGGGCCAGTCGCTTTCCAAACTCATGCGTGAAGGCCCCGAAGCGGACCTGACCCTGACCGAGAACGCCCAACCGGCGCTCATGGCCGTCAGTCTGGCGGTCATGCGCACGCTGGAGCGCGAGTTCGGCGTCGGCATCGACAAGGCCGCCTTCGTGGCCGGTCACAGCCTGGGTGAGTATTCGGCCCTGGCGGCCGCCGGCGCGATCAGCGTCGCCGACACCGCCCGGCTGCTGAAGCTGCGCGGCCAGGCCATGCAGCGCGCCGTGCCAGTGGGCGAGGGGGCCATGGCCTCCCTGATCGGCCCCAAGACCGACGTCGCCTTGGCCGAGCAAGCCGCCGCGGCGGGCGCTGAGTTCGGCGTCTGCGTCGTGGCCAACGACAACAATCAAGGCAACGTGGTCATCAGCGGCGCCAAGGCCGCCGTCGACCGCGCCATCGAGAAGGCAAAGGAACTGGGCGCCCGGGCGATTCCGCTGAACGTCTCCGCGCCGTTCCATTGCCCGCTGATGCAGCCCGCCGCCGACGAGATGGCCCACGCCCTGGCCGCCGCGACGATCGTCGCCCCGCGCGCCCCGCTGGTGGCCAATGTCACCGCGCGTCCGGTGCATGACCCCGAAGAGATTCGCCGCCTGCTGGTCGAACAGGTCACCGGCCGTGTCCGTTGGCGCGAATCGATGCTGTGGCTGGCGGGCGAGGGCGGCGTGACCCGCTTCGCCGAAGCCGGCGCCGGCAAGGTGCTGTCGGGCATGGCCAAGCGCATCGCCCCGGACGCCGAAGCCGTTCCCCTCAACACGCCGGCGGACCTCGAAGCGTTCGCTCAGTCGCTCTAA
- the fabG gene encoding 3-oxoacyl-[acyl-carrier-protein] reductase, whose amino-acid sequence MFDLSGKTALVTGATGGIGGAIARALHAAGAHVVLSGTRQEALTALAGELGERTSTVAANLSDPAAVDGLIGAAEEAAGAPVDILVANAGITRDGLLLRMKDEDWETVLKVNLESYFRLSRAAMKGMMKRRTGRIIGITSVVGVTGNPGQANYAASKAGMIGFSKAAAQEVASRGVTINCVAPGFIESPMTDALNEQQKATIMSSIPAGRLGQGGDIAAACVYLASDEAAYVTGQTLHVNGGMAMI is encoded by the coding sequence ATGTTCGATCTTTCCGGCAAGACCGCTCTGGTCACGGGCGCCACGGGCGGCATCGGCGGAGCCATCGCCCGCGCCCTGCACGCCGCCGGCGCTCACGTCGTGCTGTCCGGCACCCGTCAGGAGGCCCTGACGGCCCTGGCCGGCGAGCTGGGCGAGCGCACCAGCACCGTCGCCGCCAACCTGTCCGATCCCGCCGCCGTCGACGGCCTGATCGGCGCGGCCGAAGAAGCCGCCGGCGCGCCGGTGGACATCCTGGTCGCCAACGCGGGAATCACCCGCGACGGCCTGCTGCTGCGCATGAAGGACGAGGACTGGGAAACGGTCCTGAAGGTGAACCTGGAGAGCTATTTCCGCCTCTCGCGGGCCGCCATGAAGGGCATGATGAAGCGCCGCACCGGCCGCATCATCGGCATCACCTCCGTGGTCGGCGTGACCGGCAATCCGGGCCAGGCCAACTATGCCGCCTCCAAGGCTGGCATGATCGGCTTCTCCAAGGCCGCCGCTCAGGAAGTGGCCAGCCGCGGCGTGACCATCAACTGCGTGGCGCCCGGTTTCATCGAAAGCCCGATGACCGACGCCTTGAACGAACAACAGAAGGCCACCATCATGAGCTCGATCCCCGCTGGCCGTCTCGGCCAAGGGGGCGACATCGCCGCCGCCTGCGTGTATCTGGCGAGCGACGAGGCGGCTTACGTCACGGGTCAGACCCTGCACGTCAACGGCGGCATGGCGATGATCTAA
- the mltG gene encoding endolytic transglycosylase MltG, whose amino-acid sequence MLIAAAGLWTYAGPGPKAKSGEATTVVLRKGSGLSQIALALEREGVVRSSSVFLAAAQFTGGSRSLKAGEYEFASGASMSSILQAIRDGRIVRRQVTIPEGMTADMVVDILNAQPVLTGVTPTPAEGSVLPETYDIQRGEDRAVVLKRMTDAHDALMETLWAQRQPGLPFTTRNEAITLASVVEKETGIASERPQVAAVFVNRLRLGMRLESDPTIIYGLTRGRPLGRGLRASEVASDTPYNTYRIAGLPPTPIANPGRAAIAAVLNPPKSEALFFVADGTGGHVFAATYDEHLRNVEKWRRIERERAAQ is encoded by the coding sequence CTGCTGATCGCCGCCGCCGGCCTTTGGACCTATGCCGGTCCCGGACCCAAGGCGAAGTCCGGCGAGGCGACGACGGTCGTCCTGCGCAAGGGCTCGGGGCTGTCGCAGATCGCCCTGGCCCTCGAGCGTGAGGGCGTCGTCCGCTCCAGCTCCGTCTTCCTGGCCGCCGCCCAGTTCACGGGTGGTTCGAGGTCGCTGAAGGCCGGCGAGTACGAGTTCGCCTCCGGCGCCTCGATGTCCTCGATCCTGCAGGCCATCCGCGACGGCCGCATCGTCCGCCGTCAGGTGACCATCCCTGAAGGCATGACGGCCGACATGGTGGTCGACATCCTCAACGCCCAGCCCGTGCTGACCGGCGTGACGCCGACGCCCGCGGAAGGTTCCGTCCTGCCCGAAACCTACGACATCCAGCGGGGCGAGGACCGCGCCGTCGTCCTCAAGCGGATGACGGACGCCCATGACGCCCTGATGGAGACCTTGTGGGCCCAGCGCCAGCCGGGCCTGCCGTTCACGACGCGGAACGAGGCGATCACCCTGGCGTCCGTCGTGGAGAAGGAGACGGGGATCGCCAGTGAGCGGCCCCAAGTCGCCGCCGTGTTCGTCAATCGCCTACGTCTCGGGATGCGGCTGGAGAGCGATCCGACCATCATCTACGGCCTGACCCGCGGTCGGCCCCTGGGGCGCGGCCTGCGCGCTTCCGAGGTCGCCAGCGACACGCCCTACAACACCTATCGCATCGCTGGCCTGCCGCCGACGCCGATCGCCAATCCGGGGCGCGCCGCCATCGCGGCGGTCTTGAACCCGCCGAAATCGGAGGCGCTGTTCTTCGTCGCGGACGGCACGGGCGGTCACGTCTTCGCGGCGACCTATGACGAGCATCTGCGCAACGTCGAGAAGTGGCGGCGCATCGAACGCGAAAGGGCGGCGCAATGA
- the rpsR gene encoding 30S ribosomal protein S18, giving the protein MTDTTAPEATASTGAPAAGGARRPFFRRRKVCPFSGANAPKIDYKDVKLLQRYVSERGKIVPSRITAVSAKKQRELAKAIKRARFLALLPYVVK; this is encoded by the coding sequence ATGACCGATACGACCGCTCCCGAAGCGACCGCTTCGACCGGCGCTCCCGCCGCCGGCGGCGCCCGTCGCCCGTTCTTCCGCCGCCGCAAGGTGTGCCCGTTCTCCGGCGCCAACGCTCCGAAGATCGACTACAAGGACGTGAAGCTGCTGCAGCGTTATGTTTCCGAACGCGGCAAGATCGTGCCGTCGCGCATCACCGCGGTGTCGGCCAAGAAGCAACGCGAACTGGCCAAGGCCATCAAGCGCGCCCGCTTCCTGGCTCTGCTCCCCTACGTCGTGAAGTAA
- a CDS encoding DUF2059 domain-containing protein codes for MKRILSVAAACAVLTLGSGADAAPSQKSLDLARRYFTAVEIDKNLDALMKSVIPTMVEMQAQRYPNLTAEQRAIVRGAAAESMSVLMPKIVEAYIPEIADNFTVEELEALVGFYESPVGRSISAKLPAMGPSMNRIMLKLIPEAQADMLSRLCSKIDCSSATPSNSPKGS; via the coding sequence ATGAAACGCATTCTATCCGTCGCCGCGGCCTGCGCGGTGCTCACCCTTGGATCCGGCGCAGACGCGGCGCCGTCCCAGAAGTCCTTGGATCTCGCCCGTCGATACTTCACGGCCGTCGAGATCGACAAGAACCTGGATGCGCTGATGAAGTCCGTCATCCCCACGATGGTCGAGATGCAGGCCCAGCGCTATCCAAACCTGACCGCTGAGCAGCGAGCGATCGTGCGGGGCGCCGCGGCCGAAAGCATGTCGGTCCTAATGCCCAAGATCGTGGAGGCCTATATCCCCGAGATCGCTGACAATTTCACGGTGGAAGAGCTGGAGGCGCTCGTCGGGTTCTATGAGAGCCCTGTGGGTCGTTCCATTTCGGCCAAGTTGCCCGCCATGGGGCCTTCCATGAACCGGATCATGCTGAAGCTCATCCCGGAGGCTCAGGCCGACATGCTGAGCAGGCTTTGCTCAAAAATCGACTGTTCGTCCGCCACGCCTTCGAATTCACCCAAGGGAAGCTGA
- a CDS encoding acyl carrier protein — protein sequence MSDILERVRKIVIEHLDADPEKVTEKASFIDDLGADSLDNVELVMAFEEEFDIEIPDDAAEHIQTVGDAVKFITEKTGS from the coding sequence ATGTCCGACATTCTCGAGCGCGTCCGTAAGATCGTTATCGAACACCTGGACGCCGATCCGGAGAAGGTCACCGAGAAGGCCAGCTTCATCGACGACCTCGGCGCTGACTCCCTCGACAACGTCGAGCTGGTCATGGCCTTCGAAGAAGAATTCGACATCGAAATCCCGGACGACGCCGCTGAACACATTCAGACCGTTGGCGACGCCGTGAAGTTCATCACCGAGAAGACCGGCTCGTAA
- the rplI gene encoding 50S ribosomal protein L9 — protein sequence MKVILLERVEGWGSLGDTVTVKDGYARNFLLPRQKALRATAANQKVFDAQRAEIEKRNTANRETAAKAGEALDGTSYVMIRSAGETGQLYGSVAGRDVADAVNAEGGKIERSMVVLDKPIKTLGVHEVKVKLHAEVTITVKLNIARSQDEADRQERGENVIASQFEEERAAADEAAADLLEGGAGQQEGEYA from the coding sequence ATGAAAGTCATTCTGCTCGAACGCGTCGAAGGCTGGGGTTCGCTCGGCGATACGGTGACGGTGAAGGACGGCTACGCCCGTAACTTCCTGCTGCCGCGCCAAAAGGCCCTGCGCGCCACCGCCGCCAACCAGAAGGTCTTCGACGCCCAACGCGCCGAGATCGAAAAGCGCAACACCGCCAACCGCGAAACCGCCGCCAAGGCTGGTGAGGCGCTGGACGGCACCTCCTACGTGATGATCCGTTCGGCTGGCGAAACCGGCCAGCTGTACGGTTCGGTCGCCGGCCGCGACGTCGCTGACGCCGTGAACGCCGAAGGCGGCAAGATCGAACGTTCGATGGTTGTGCTGGACAAGCCGATCAAGACGCTCGGCGTCCACGAAGTGAAGGTGAAGCTCCACGCGGAAGTCACCATCACCGTGAAGCTGAACATCGCGCGCAGCCAGGACGAAGCCGATCGCCAAGAGCGTGGCGAAAACGTCATCGCCTCGCAATTCGAAGAAGAGCGCGCCGCGGCTGACGAAGCCGCCGCCGATCTGCTCGAAGGCGGCGCTGGCCAGCAAGAAGGCGAATACGCCTAA
- the rpsF gene encoding 30S ribosomal protein S6, which yields MALYEHVVIARQDISPQQAEALNDQLKALIEEQGGSIAKIEYWGLRNLTYRIKKNRKGHYSLLAIDAPAAAVKEMERQLSLNEDVLRTLTVRVEELDLELSPVLARRDRDRERRDDYAPQAQAQA from the coding sequence ATGGCTCTTTACGAACATGTGGTCATCGCTCGGCAGGATATCTCGCCGCAGCAGGCCGAAGCCCTGAACGACCAGCTCAAGGCTCTCATCGAAGAACAAGGCGGCTCGATCGCCAAGATCGAGTATTGGGGTCTTCGCAACCTCACCTATCGCATCAAGAAGAACCGCAAGGGTCACTATTCCCTGCTCGCCATCGACGCTCCGGCGGCGGCGGTGAAGGAAATGGAACGCCAGCTGTCTCTGAACGAAGACGTGCTGCGCACCCTGACCGTCCGCGTCGAGGAACTCGACCTGGAACTGTCCCCGGTCCTGGCTCGCCGCGACCGCGACCGTGAACGTCGCGACGACTACGCGCCGCAAGCTCAAGCTCAGGCCTAA